In one window of Leifsonia sp. NPDC080035 DNA:
- a CDS encoding AAA family ATPase: MTQEQADWFAGAFAQLVANVDKAILGKEHSIRLVVTAMLSGGHVLLEDVPGTGKTVLAKALANTVEGTQSRIQFTPDLLPSDVTGVTIYDQSSGRFEFHPGPIFASVVLADEINRASPKTQSALLEVMEEGVVTVDGVGHPVGAPFLVIATQNPVEQAGTYSLPEAQLDRFLIKTSLGYPDHATTVNLLLDSSNRARASSVRPIIAADSVTTLAQLASEVHTDASVMGYLSEIVTATRDDKDSALGVSIRGALALARAAKTWAIAAGRTYVTPDDIRELAQPVLAHRVIVDPESEFAGVSAADIVARSVAAATPPAYRAA, encoded by the coding sequence GTGACCCAGGAACAGGCGGACTGGTTCGCCGGCGCGTTCGCGCAGCTCGTCGCGAACGTCGACAAGGCGATCCTCGGCAAGGAGCACAGCATCCGGCTGGTCGTCACGGCCATGCTCTCCGGCGGCCACGTGCTGCTCGAGGATGTGCCGGGCACCGGCAAGACGGTGCTGGCGAAGGCGCTCGCCAACACGGTCGAGGGCACGCAGTCGCGCATCCAGTTCACTCCGGACCTGCTGCCGTCCGACGTGACCGGCGTCACCATCTACGACCAGTCGAGCGGCCGGTTCGAGTTCCACCCCGGCCCGATCTTCGCCTCCGTGGTGCTCGCGGACGAGATCAACCGCGCGAGCCCGAAGACCCAGTCCGCGCTCCTGGAGGTGATGGAGGAGGGAGTCGTGACGGTGGACGGCGTCGGCCATCCCGTCGGGGCGCCGTTCCTCGTGATCGCGACCCAAAACCCGGTCGAGCAGGCGGGAACCTACTCGCTGCCCGAGGCGCAGCTCGACCGCTTCCTCATCAAGACCTCGCTCGGCTACCCGGATCACGCGACCACGGTGAACCTGCTGCTCGACTCCTCCAACCGGGCGCGCGCCTCCTCGGTGCGGCCGATCATCGCGGCGGACTCGGTCACGACGCTCGCCCAGCTCGCCTCCGAGGTGCACACCGACGCGTCGGTCATGGGCTACCTGAGCGAGATCGTCACCGCGACCCGCGACGACAAGGACTCGGCGCTCGGCGTGAGCATCCGTGGCGCCCTCGCCCTCGCGCGGGCCGCCAAGACCTGGGCGATCGCCGCCGGGCGGACCTACGTGACGCCGGACGACATCCGCGAGCTCGCACAGCCGGTGCTCGCCCACCGGGTGATCGTCGACCCGGAGTCGGAGTTCGCAGGGGTGAGCGCGGCGGACATCGTCGCCCGCTCGGTCGCCGCTGCGACACCGCCCGCCTACCGCGCAGCATGA